The genomic region TTCATTCTCAGAAGAGGACCGGAAGCATTCCTCGAGTATGCGCGTAGCCGATCATAACCAGGATCGCAGTGAGGAGGAGTAACCCGCCGTAGCCGGAACTTTCGTTGCTATCGTTGTATCCAAACGGAGTGAGGCTGTTCACCGTATCTTCTGATTGAAACTTTCCACTGTCGGAGTCGTGAACACGCTTCGATTTTGGATTCCGTTTCACCTGTATATCACAGTTGTTGACATCCCGCGTCGTAAATCTATTGGAGCCTGAACTTGAGTGTCTCTCGCCGAGGCCAGAGAGGGACGCTTAGGCTATTTTGGATAGGATTCAGAATTAGTGCAACCAAATTTGTATTACTACAATAAAAGTAAGACAACCACGCCACGTTTTATCAGGTATCAATGAATATCCTACCAGTGCGAACTGCCCCATTCCGGGCGTAGGCGCTTTGGGATGGAGGGTCGCGCCTATGAGATTCATCTATGATCGTTGATTTACCCACCCCAGATCCCACGGTCGTACTGCTTGCGGTGAATGTCGCCCTGAATGCTGCTGCTCTGTGGTATCAAAGTTGGGGGCGTTAGGAGTACAACGCCCCACTCCGGGCTTAGGCAAGTTGTACCCAAGAAGGGGCAGACTGTTAGTCTTTCGCTCGAGGGGAGCTGGTTGTCACTCTCCGTCGAACACTTCCGTATTGTCTTCAGCCAGTTCGCTCGCTTCGATGTGCGAGTACATCTCCGACGTCGTCTGTGGGTCGGCGTGGCGCAACGTTCGTTGCGCGGCGGCGGCCCCGCGCTCACGATAGAGTTTCTCGCCGACACCGCGGCGGGCTCCGTGCAGCGTGAGATAGTCGTCTTCGTCGAGTCCCGGCACGTCGGCGTCTGCCGAGAGTCGCTTCAACAGCGTGCGAGCGCCAGAGGTGCTCATTGACGGCGGTTCGATGCCGGTCTCGAGGACGTATCCCCACGGGTTGCCGTCGGGTTTCTCGTGTCCCGCCTCGTCGATCGCGGAGTACAGCGACGGCGGATGCCTCGAGGGGAACACCGGCCAGCCGTCGGCGGGCAGATCGAGCAGCGTCTCGAGTCGCCGGAGCGGTTCGACCGCCTGTTGAGGGAGTGCGGTCTCCTCTTTTTGCTGGCTCTTCCCGAGGACGGTTATCACGCCGTTCTCGAGGTCGACGCTGTGCCAGCGCAGGCCGTTGCGTCGCTCGTCACGAGAGTCCGCGAGGACTTCCGCGCCACGCACACCCGAATAGGCAAGCATCGTCACAAGCGCCCTGTCACGGACTTCCTCGAAGGCATCGATGCCGTCGGTGTCGATCGCCTCGCGAGCACGGTTGTCGACGTAGGAGACGATCGTCCGGCGCTGGTCTGGCTGCCAGAACTGTTGGTCGCCGCTGGTACTCGAGGTCGCTGTCGGAAGTTGTTTCTTTGCCTTCCGTTTCTCTGCCGGGTTCTCGGGAAGGTATTCGACTTCGACGGCCCACGAGAGGAACGCCGAGACGTAGTTGTAGTACGTTCGCGCCGTCGACGCCGCGATTCCCGTGTCACCGCGGGCTCGCCGCTCGAGGTAGTTCGCGTAGTGGCGCATCGTCAGCGGTGTCACATCGGTCAGCGTTTCCTCGTCACGATCGGCGAGCCAGTCATCAGTCCATTTCTCCAAGGTGTACTCGAGGTTCGATCCGTAGTTCCCTTTCTTCTCGTCAATGAACTCGTCACGGGCGGCTTTGATGGGGATTTGGTCGCGTGAACCCTCGGGGTTGTGCTGAGACATCGACTCGGCTTACCAGAGGGCGCGGCCCCTAGTAAATCCACTGTACATTATTGGTCTAATGTGCTGTGCTGTGTTGGTGTTGACTCGGCTGTAGTTGCAGGCTGTGAGAGTATAGATTTCGGGAGAATAGGATTGTAGCGAGTGGATTTAAACTGCATAGCGCTATACAGAACTGCGACCGAATGGAAGTTGAGACTACAGCGGGTTTAGCGGTGCTGTGATGCATTTTTCGGTCGGTTCGACGAACGGAACCTGCCTCAGATTACTCTCGAAGCGCGTGTTCTTGTCGAAGTGGAAACTAATTCGGAGTATTTCCGAGACATAGGATAGTGTAGCCATTCAGACGCTGCGCTAACACGTGTAGAGTCCCCTCATTATCCGATTCCCGTTTCTTTCTTCAACAGCGTCAGCGTATTGTCGGCCGTCACAATTGGCGAGTGCTCGTACTCATCGGTCAACTCGACCTGTACCAGCAGGTCCACCGCTCGCCAAATCGTTTGCAGTGAACCGTTTGTTCCAACTACGCCACAGCGTCGATTGATCTGGTACCGTCTCTAATCCCAGCTGATCGCAGAGTACAGGATAGCGGTTGAGGTACTCAACGAGTGCTGTCTCGTGGTCCCACCCGTAACAGTCTTTCAGCATGAATACCCGAAAGAGGGAGACCATCCCGTAGCTGGTCGGCCCTGCGTAGTGGTCGTGCGTGCTGAATTTAAAATACGCAAGTGGGAGCGAGCAGACGAACTGCTCGACAGAGGTGTGGTCGTCGTGTCTGAACCATGTTTGTGTAACGATCCGAACGTCTGATTCCAGCGCGGTGAGCGAGGCTCGATTATACAACGGCGTCGAATCGTATACCGGCCAGTCAGCGTCCGATTGACGAGCGATTTGTCGAAAGACAGTCCGGCGAGAGTTGAGAGTCGAAACCACTACGAGACGCTGGCAACGACACGTTCAAGAACTTATCTAGTCAATACGGAGAGGCTACCGAACACTTCTGTGGCCAAACTTGGTGAAATGAGAACCAGTTCCTGATAGTTCAAAAGGTAGAAGTGAACGTATAGAGTAGCGAGCGACATGGGTAGACCGGACGGTAAGTCAGCGAACGAGTGGAATACCGATAGTTATGACGAAGGACACTCCTTCGTCTTCGAGTACGGTGAAGGGGTGGTGGATCTTCTGGAGCCAGAGCACGGGGAGCGGATACTCGACCTCGGCTGTGGGACCGGCCACCTCACAGATCGAATTGCCGAGTCAGGAGCGGATACCGTCGGTCTTGACGCCTCCGAAGAAATGATCGAAAAGGCCCAGGATGCCTATCCCGCGTGCGAGTTCGTCAATGAGGATGCCCGCAGATTCTCGTTCGACGACCCGTTTGACGCCGTGTTTTCCAACGCGGCACTCCACTGGATTCCGGAACAGGATGCCGTTCTCGATTCGGTCACCGATACACTCGTTCCTGGTGGCCGGTTCGTTGCTGAACTGGGTGGGACAGGAAACGTCGCCGCCATCGTTAGCGCAGTTCGTGAAGAGGCGGCTGTACGCGGTTATGATGTCGAGAGTCCGTGGTACTTCCCGAGTATCGGCGAATACACCTCAAAGCTGGAAGCACACGGTCTTGAAACGCGCTACGCGACGCTCTTTGACCGACCGACCGAACTCGATAACGGTACCGACGGACTCGCTGAATGGCTCGGCATGTTCGGTGACAGTCTCTTATCTGCAATCCCAGACGACGAACAATCAGCGGTCATCTCCTCCGTTGAGGATCGACTTCGAGAAGAACAGTTCCGTGACGGGACATGGATCGCGGATTACCGACGGCTTCGCGTCGTAGCTCGGAAGATCCGCAGGTAGTCGCATTCAGTACGACCTATTGTCGCGCGACGGCTGCGTCGTCGCTAACAAAAACTCGACCAAAAGTCTGCGAGCCTCCTGATAGTCGGTTCTCAACTTCGCTTACGGCGAGTGAATCGGCGGCCGTCACGCGAATGTCTGGAGCAAACGAGTGTGACTCAGTGAGAGCGAAGTTCTCACGCTATCCCAAGTTCTTCGAACCACTCAATCGCCAACCACGTGTACCCATCGTCTGTTCAGTACGTACTTCTACTGAGCAGTTGATCCAGTCACAGCCCCTCTAAATGAAACTACAAGGAGTTCACATCGTATACATTGAGACGACCAGTCTCAACTTCCCGTGGCCGTGTGGAAGTTGAGACTACAGTGGGTATAGCGGGTCTACATGGTTTCGGCCGAACCGACGAGCGGAAACCGCTGTCGGTCATCGTCGCGAACTCGGTCGGGGCCGAGGGGACGATCTCGCCTGAACTCGAGGGCCGGATCACGACGGAGTAATGCGCCGGCCGTTGCGGTCACTCGTCCGATCGAATCGGGGTCCGTGACCGTCGAACGCCGCGAGTGGCGAGAACCGCAGGACGGCGGACGCCGCTCGACCTACCAGGACGTGATCGTCACGTCGCAGAGCGGCCGGTCGAGCGGCACCGACACGTCGCCGCCGGTGTAGTGTGAGACGTAGAAGCCGACGATTATCTCCAGCGACCGGGCGGCTTCCCGGCCGGGCGAGCGGTTCCTCGCCTCGCCGTCGAGGAGTTCGACGACGTGGTCGGCCGCGTTGCCGAACGCCGATTCGTAGTCGTCTTCCCACGTCCACGCGCCCTCGATCCCGGGCAGCGGCTCCTCGACATGCTCGCCGTCATCGAGCGTCCAGTAGCGCCACTCGCCGTCGTCGTTGTTCATGTACAGCTTCCCCTCGCTCCCGACGAACAAGAGCGTCATCGACGAGTCGTCCCGCGGGATCGTGCAGTCTATCGTGGCGAACGTCCCGTCGGCCATGAGGGCGTAGCCGCCGCCGGCGGCGTCGTCGACGTCCTGGTCGGCGTCGAGCGAGTCGACCGCCTCGTTCTCCCCGGAGATGTAGCCGGATACCCGCTCCGCGCGGGCGTCGAGCAGGTAGACGAGCGTGTCGAGCAGGTGGGTCGAGTTGCGCAGCAGTTCCATCCGGAACTGGCTTGACACCGAGTGGACCTCGCCCAGCAGGTCCTCCTCCTGCATCAGGTCGTGGAGCCGGCGGAGCTTATCAGTAAAG from Natrinema versiforme harbors:
- a CDS encoding tyrosine-type recombinase/integrase encodes the protein MSQHNPEGSRDQIPIKAARDEFIDEKKGNYGSNLEYTLEKWTDDWLADRDEETLTDVTPLTMRHYANYLERRARGDTGIAASTARTYYNYVSAFLSWAVEVEYLPENPAEKRKAKKQLPTATSSTSGDQQFWQPDQRRTIVSYVDNRAREAIDTDGIDAFEEVRDRALVTMLAYSGVRGAEVLADSRDERRNGLRWHSVDLENGVITVLGKSQQKEETALPQQAVEPLRRLETLLDLPADGWPVFPSRHPPSLYSAIDEAGHEKPDGNPWGYVLETGIEPPSMSTSGARTLLKRLSADADVPGLDEDDYLTLHGARRGVGEKLYRERGAAAAQRTLRHADPQTTSEMYSHIEASELAEDNTEVFDGE
- a CDS encoding methyltransferase domain-containing protein; this encodes MGRPDGKSANEWNTDSYDEGHSFVFEYGEGVVDLLEPEHGERILDLGCGTGHLTDRIAESGADTVGLDASEEMIEKAQDAYPACEFVNEDARRFSFDDPFDAVFSNAALHWIPEQDAVLDSVTDTLVPGGRFVAELGGTGNVAAIVSAVREEAAVRGYDVESPWYFPSIGEYTSKLEAHGLETRYATLFDRPTELDNGTDGLAEWLGMFGDSLLSAIPDDEQSAVISSVEDRLREEQFRDGTWIADYRRLRVVARKIRR
- a CDS encoding Gfo/Idh/MocA family protein yields the protein MTYRAGIIGTGGIAGMGILGMHDEEAIGKEKIRASHAGGYDEAAGVELVAVADVDEEKLDTFGEAWEISPERRYVGHEAMLEAEDLDVVSVCTPSFLHRDHVVDAAQSAADPDVVWCEKPIASSVTDAEEMIDICDDADVELLVNHSFRFTDKLRRLHDLMQEEDLLGEVHSVSSQFRMELLRNSTHLLDTLVYLLDARAERVSGYISGENEAVDSLDADQDVDDAAGGGYALMADGTFATIDCTIPRDDSSMTLLFVGSEGKLYMNNDDGEWRYWTLDDGEHVEEPLPGIEGAWTWEDDYESAFGNAADHVVELLDGEARNRSPGREAARSLEIIVGFYVSHYTGGDVSVPLDRPLCDVTITSW